One Nocardioides aromaticivorans genomic window carries:
- a CDS encoding winged helix-turn-helix transcriptional regulator: MPTAPAARTPRDCTIADALEVVGDRWSLLVVRELFYAQRRFTEIARNTGAPRDILTTRLRKLVEHGVIAREQYSERPPRYEYRLTEMGRALSPVLLTLKQWGHEHVRQGADPVRFDHVCGHEFVAELHCAACGDPLEAGQLTLEG; this comes from the coding sequence ATGCCGACAGCACCCGCCGCCCGGACCCCGCGGGACTGCACGATCGCCGATGCGCTCGAGGTCGTCGGCGACCGGTGGAGCCTGCTCGTCGTCCGCGAGCTCTTCTACGCCCAGCGCCGCTTCACCGAGATCGCGCGCAACACCGGCGCCCCGCGCGACATCCTCACCACCCGGCTGCGCAAGCTGGTCGAGCACGGCGTGATCGCGCGCGAGCAGTACAGCGAGCGCCCGCCGCGCTACGAGTACCGGCTGACGGAGATGGGCCGCGCCCTGTCCCCCGTGCTGCTGACCCTCAAGCAGTGGGGCCACGAGCACGTGCGCCAGGGCGCGGACCCGGTGCGGTTCGACCACGTCTGCGGCCACGAGTTCGTCGCCGAGCTGCACTGCGCGGCGTGCGGCGACCCGCTCGAGGCGGGCCAGCTGACGCTGGAGGGCTGA
- a CDS encoding thiolase family protein — MSAAVIVDAVRTPLAKGKPGGAYADIHPVDLHAAALRALVDRTGFDPAVIDDVISGAVGQVGEQAGNTARWALLAAGYPESVPGVTVDRQCGSSQQALHFAAQGVIAGAYDVAVASGVESMSRIPIGSQFQGKDFFGPQVGARYGGGLVPQGISAELIAQKWDLSRAQLDEYSAMSHERAARAWKDGLLDSQVTFVNDLRTDETIRPGTSVETLAGLRPAFRNDDWAAAYPTIDWRVTAGNSSPVNDGSAAVLVTSEEAAARLGLKPRARVHSFAVVGDDPILMLTGIIPATKKVLDRAGLSLGDIDAFEVNEAFASVVLAWQAETGADLAKVNVNGGAIAIGHPLGASGARLATSLLNVLEQQDGRFGLQVMCEAGGLANATIIERI, encoded by the coding sequence ATGTCCGCAGCCGTCATCGTCGACGCCGTCCGCACGCCGCTCGCCAAGGGCAAGCCCGGCGGTGCGTACGCCGACATCCACCCCGTCGACCTCCACGCGGCCGCGCTGCGGGCGCTCGTCGACCGCACCGGCTTCGACCCCGCGGTCATCGACGACGTGATCAGCGGTGCCGTCGGTCAGGTCGGGGAGCAGGCCGGCAACACCGCGCGCTGGGCGCTCCTCGCAGCGGGCTACCCGGAGAGCGTCCCGGGCGTGACCGTGGACCGCCAGTGCGGCAGCAGCCAGCAGGCGCTGCACTTCGCGGCGCAGGGCGTCATCGCCGGTGCGTACGACGTCGCGGTCGCCTCCGGTGTCGAGTCGATGAGCCGGATCCCGATCGGCTCGCAGTTCCAGGGCAAGGACTTCTTCGGCCCGCAGGTCGGCGCCCGCTACGGCGGGGGACTGGTGCCGCAGGGCATCAGCGCCGAGCTGATCGCGCAGAAGTGGGACCTGTCCCGTGCCCAGCTCGACGAGTACTCCGCGATGTCCCACGAGCGTGCCGCCCGGGCGTGGAAGGACGGCCTCCTCGACAGCCAGGTCACGTTCGTCAACGACCTGCGCACCGACGAGACCATCCGCCCGGGCACGTCGGTCGAGACCCTCGCCGGTCTGCGGCCTGCCTTCCGCAACGACGACTGGGCGGCGGCGTACCCGACCATCGACTGGCGGGTGACCGCCGGCAACAGCTCGCCGGTCAACGACGGCTCGGCCGCGGTGCTCGTGACGAGCGAGGAGGCGGCGGCCCGGCTGGGGCTGAAGCCGCGGGCCCGGGTGCACTCCTTCGCCGTGGTCGGCGACGACCCGATCCTGATGCTGACCGGCATCATCCCGGCGACGAAGAAGGTGCTCGACCGGGCGGGCCTCTCGCTCGGCGACATCGACGCGTTCGAGGTCAACGAGGCGTTCGCCTCCGTCGTCCTCGCCTGGCAGGCCGAGACCGGCGCCGATCTCGCCAAGGTCAACGTCAACGGCGGCGCGATCGCGATCGGCCACCCGCTCGGCGCCTCCGGTGCCCGGCTCGCCACCAGCCTGCTCAACGTGCTGGAGCAGCAGGACGGCCGGTTCGGGCTGCAGGTCATGTGCGAGGCCGGGGGCCTCGCCAACGCCACCATCATCGAGAGGATCTGA
- a CDS encoding family 43 glycosylhydrolase, translated as MNRTRSRRATASLAALAVGCSLAMAVAAPQGARADEAVRAGAALDTAPAELVTNGDIEAGTAGWTAVGSATLSLGYSTRHGGAMSLKVNGRTAHTDGASRAIEGLIAGTTYDVSAWVHYRDLGDASTDFAVVLSDAGGSSRVMAQSAVEKGSSTATTTFGHVSGSFTVPTTGLDLSTAKVSIQSVGPATVPDIFFVDDISVYGEREVPPPPPDPLERNDNTAPGSFGAFAKTPGTDAASRRGNPLVTQNFGADPWAMEHDGRVYVYTTNDTQEWVDHVENGESNNYGRINEINVWSSADLVNWTNHGPINAAGADGITRAAANRPGNSWAPAAAAKDVDGDGDDEFFLYFANSAGGIWVLQGESPLGPFTSPLNRSLIGFDTPGVNDNSDPEANDVVWLFDPAVLVDDDGEAYIYFGGGVPTGEANHPNTARMAKLGDDMVSLADDNDDGQVDEVQMIDAPGVFEDSGIHKVGDTYYYTYCTNFSHTLSGVDFGRGDIVVMESDSPLGPWSEPKLAFANQAQFFGAGTGGNNHHAFFDFQGSWYLTYHAQTLDVAIEDGASAGYRNAHIDKVDMGADGTIAPVTGTYAGPGQKAAFDPYEGPVSAETIAWQAGTRQGYVGTSTWEGQTPTPKLTSIDDGDWTSLAGVDFGDGAAGLTARVLPKAGGTITVSTSPDPAQADAVVGSITVPAGDGSTWTDLDLPLAEGALTGTHDLFFRYSGEDAGQLFDVETWSFAPVEAPQPVETAVSVAPVTMVYGQVGWLRVAVSGADEGTVSTTAGGRKVTAGIDEDGKAKLPIARRSLPPGTHDLTVSYAGTPEFAPSSTSVRVSVVKARGHLTVSAPTKVRTGSYLTVRARVSASGLSPTGKVTVALAGVRVRPVTAVVRDGVATVRLRVPRSTRVGTKQLRVTYAGSPFVTATQAVRSVRVTR; from the coding sequence ATGAACCGAACACGAAGCAGGCGGGCGACCGCGTCGCTCGCCGCGCTCGCGGTGGGCTGCTCGCTCGCCATGGCAGTCGCCGCGCCGCAGGGCGCCCGGGCGGACGAGGCCGTCCGCGCGGGCGCCGCCCTCGACACCGCGCCGGCGGAGCTGGTCACCAACGGTGACATCGAGGCAGGCACCGCCGGATGGACGGCCGTCGGGTCCGCGACCCTGAGCCTGGGCTACTCCACCCGGCACGGCGGCGCCATGTCGCTCAAGGTCAACGGCCGCACGGCCCACACCGACGGGGCGTCCCGGGCGATCGAAGGACTCATCGCCGGTACGACGTACGACGTCTCCGCGTGGGTGCACTACCGCGACCTCGGTGACGCCTCCACCGACTTCGCCGTCGTGCTGAGCGACGCGGGCGGCTCCTCCCGGGTCATGGCCCAGTCGGCCGTCGAGAAGGGCTCGTCCACGGCGACGACCACGTTCGGCCACGTCTCCGGCTCCTTCACGGTCCCGACCACCGGCCTCGACCTCTCGACGGCGAAGGTGTCGATCCAGTCGGTCGGCCCCGCCACCGTGCCGGACATCTTCTTCGTCGACGACATCTCCGTGTACGGCGAGCGCGAGGTCCCGCCGCCCCCGCCCGACCCGCTGGAGCGCAACGACAACACCGCGCCGGGCAGCTTCGGCGCCTTCGCGAAGACTCCGGGCACGGATGCGGCGAGCCGGCGCGGGAACCCGCTCGTGACCCAGAACTTCGGGGCCGACCCCTGGGCCATGGAGCACGACGGGCGCGTCTACGTCTACACGACGAACGACACCCAGGAGTGGGTCGACCACGTCGAGAACGGGGAGTCCAACAACTACGGCCGGATCAACGAGATCAACGTGTGGTCCAGCGCCGACCTGGTGAACTGGACGAACCACGGTCCGATCAACGCCGCCGGTGCGGACGGCATCACGCGAGCCGCGGCCAACCGTCCCGGCAACTCGTGGGCACCGGCCGCCGCGGCCAAGGACGTCGACGGCGATGGCGACGACGAGTTCTTCCTCTACTTCGCCAACAGCGCCGGCGGGATCTGGGTCCTCCAGGGCGAGTCGCCGCTGGGCCCCTTCACCTCGCCGTTGAACCGGTCCCTGATCGGCTTCGACACGCCGGGGGTGAACGACAACTCCGACCCGGAGGCGAACGACGTCGTCTGGCTGTTCGACCCCGCCGTGCTCGTCGACGACGACGGTGAGGCCTACATCTACTTCGGCGGCGGCGTCCCGACCGGGGAGGCCAACCACCCGAACACCGCGCGGATGGCCAAGCTGGGCGACGACATGGTCAGCCTCGCCGACGACAACGACGACGGGCAGGTCGACGAGGTCCAGATGATCGACGCGCCGGGGGTCTTCGAGGACTCCGGGATCCACAAGGTGGGCGACACGTACTACTACACGTACTGCACCAACTTCTCCCACACCCTCTCGGGCGTCGACTTCGGCCGTGGCGACATCGTCGTCATGGAATCGGACAGCCCGCTCGGTCCGTGGTCGGAGCCGAAGCTCGCGTTCGCCAACCAGGCGCAGTTCTTCGGCGCCGGGACGGGCGGCAACAACCACCACGCGTTCTTCGACTTCCAGGGCAGCTGGTATCTCACCTACCACGCCCAGACCCTGGACGTGGCGATCGAGGACGGCGCCTCCGCCGGCTACCGCAACGCCCACATCGACAAGGTCGACATGGGCGCGGACGGCACCATCGCGCCGGTGACCGGGACCTACGCCGGGCCGGGCCAGAAGGCCGCCTTCGACCCCTACGAGGGACCGGTGTCGGCAGAGACCATCGCCTGGCAGGCCGGCACGCGGCAGGGGTACGTCGGCACGAGCACCTGGGAAGGCCAGACGCCGACGCCGAAGCTCACCAGCATCGACGACGGCGACTGGACGTCCCTCGCGGGCGTGGACTTCGGCGACGGAGCAGCCGGGCTGACCGCCCGGGTGCTCCCGAAGGCCGGAGGCACGATCACGGTCAGCACGAGTCCCGACCCCGCGCAGGCCGACGCGGTGGTGGGCAGCATCACCGTCCCGGCCGGCGACGGCTCCACCTGGACGGACCTCGACCTCCCGCTGGCCGAGGGCGCACTGACCGGCACGCACGACCTGTTCTTCCGCTACTCCGGCGAGGACGCGGGCCAGCTCTTCGACGTCGAGACCTGGAGCTTCGCACCCGTCGAGGCCCCGCAGCCGGTGGAGACGGCCGTCTCGGTCGCACCGGTGACCATGGTCTACGGCCAGGTCGGCTGGCTGCGGGTCGCCGTGTCGGGGGCCGACGAGGGCACCGTGTCGACCACGGCCGGGGGCCGGAAGGTCACCGCCGGGATCGACGAGGACGGGAAGGCCAAGCTGCCGATCGCGCGGCGCTCGCTCCCGCCCGGGACGCACGACCTGACCGTCAGCTACGCCGGGACGCCGGAGTTCGCGCCGTCCTCGACCAGCGTGCGGGTGAGCGTGGTCAAGGCGCGCGGCCATCTCACGGTGTCCGCGCCGACGAAGGTCCGCACAGGCAGCTACCTGACGGTCCGGGCGCGGGTCTCCGCGTCCGGCCTCTCCCCCACCGGCAAGGTCACGGTGGCCCTGGCCGGCGTACGGGTGCGGCCCGTGACCGCGGTCGTGAGGGACGGCGTGGCCACCGTCCGGCTCCGCGTGCCCCGGTCGACGCGGGTCGGCACGAAGCAGCTCCGCGTGACCTACGCCGGCAGCCCCTTCGTGACCGCCACCCAGGCCGTCCGCAGCGTGCGCGTCACGCGCTGA